The nucleotide window gcaatggcagccactgctaaattgctgcagggtttacaatcacataatacacaacagatacatatttgtttcACACTTGCGATTTGTGAAaacatgacatcacagaagcagtggattgctcattccttcacaaagactggagctgatcaggcgaaaattaagaaaagtcaaatttttgtgtttacaaactacagttcaactttgcttcagcCTGACTTCTAGATCTACTAACATAGATGAACTTTCGGGTGAAAACCACATACCTCTTCCCCGATCTTTTCAAAGACCTCCTTCAAACTGTCCACTGTTGCATCATCGGTGAAGCTGTCTCCATGGCGATCAAACTCCAGAGCAAACTGTGCCGCAGTGTCGGGGGACATGTGGATCATATGGGAGGGCAGCCACGGAAGGCACTGCTTCGCCTcctgaaaaatgaaaagattAACATTAACATCGCAAACAGACTTGACTGTGCTCCTATTACAAATGCAATGACAgctatacaatgtatgtacatgtttgtatttagAATTAAAATCAAGGCAGAATAGCTATAAAATACACTGtaatatgatattgaaaatgCAGGATATAAACAACAGCTATCTTGAATTCATAACTCCAGTAATCCATGACATACCCAGCATCTCAGTAGCCAGTCAGCCTTGACAACATCATACTTCCCTCCACTGTGGACAAAATAGGAAACATTTTCAATCAGAAGAAAAACTGTTATGATGGTGgatttatcaatttcaatcaaAGTATCTACCTAAGCAAAAAAGAAGTCTTCCCACAATTACagtacataataataataattgtgAATCATGTATAGGAGTTTGAATGTCCTGGACTCCTTCTTGGGCTATTGCTTAATATATGTCTTGTAGTCATCATTGTGAACTGTTCGAGCttcagctacatgtaagttgtacaCACTGCTTCACTGAGATACAATCATTTTCATGCATATAACAGAGATCTTCACAATGGACAAAAAGTTTAAGAATAACAAGTTGTACCTTATTATGTTGTTGACCCTGACATTGACCTTGTGAGCGAGCACGCAGGATGTGTCAGGTCCAGGAGCCTGGACCACCGTGCCCCCGTATGCCACTACCTTCTTCTCCAGGTCTGCTTTCCCATGCTCCGCAGGGCCATTGATGATACAGAACTCTCTGTCTTCAAATATGGCAGAAACCTGGATCAAGTTTGCAAAGAATTAAAGTTTTAGACTTCATTCTGAAATGTCATGCCACATTCTGTGGTTATACGAAAATATAGTCTTCCGGAAAATCAAACATGTTAAGGAAATTGTACTCCTAACAACATATCTCCTTCAATTTGTAAAGGAACAAATCTTAACAACCTGTTCACTATCCAATCATATGTTTTGTTCATTCTAAATGCAATTTGATGTACATGGCAAGAGTACAGATTTTTTGTTCAGGAATAATTAGTTTGAAGGTAGAGCTGTTCTCAAACCTGTTGCACTTTGGATGTGTCTGTTGCCTTAAACTGAGGGGCCACTGTGATTGGCTTCTCCACACGAACCACCGTCCGACGCTTCTTCTTGGACGGCTCTCCGCTGTCGTCTATCCCAGCATGCCTGGAGGCAAGTTTTCCCTCCGCATTCTACAAAAACAGATAAAAacagtgtcagcactaaaagcGTTGAAAGCCTGGTCAAGAAAATGATGaattgaaagtgatcttgatctAGTTTACCTCAAATGATCTAATGAATAGTTGAGATACTGTTCTAtgggttgtgacagagaagacaaacgatatgtactgtacagtatacACAGGTTCATTGTATACTATTACTAGTTCTTTTTGACaaggaccatggcttaacgtcccatcctaaggactacGACCCTtcccagtagtgtgcatgtcgggggATTTGAACTCAagacttcttggtccagaggcagggtgaCTAACCACCAGACTACACACTCTACACTTTCCAAGAACAGCAAATCATCTTCTCCTTTTAAGTTACCTTTCTCATGTCATCCAGCTCATCCAGGGTCATGCAGTCAGACCACTCCTTGTCATCCCGTACTTTCTCCAGACGCGGGAAACGTAGAGTACATCCTGTCTTGAACCTAAGTCAACAATAGCGACAACAGTGTCATCCTCGTAATCTTTGAAAAGTTTCGTAACTTGAGTCTGGCTGAtcataaagtagagtggactcattcctcaagctaaccgacaccTATCGCACTGCAGTCTTCCCTCAGTGAAGACTcaagttcccgtttagaactgaGAACTGAGTCTGCTTGATCATCTCTGTAGTTACTTGATCATCGGCATGGTTCCTACAATGCAAAtcatttcagtagcagggtatatgtttatagggaggggttgctagcccttcctctttaacatgcTGGATGCAcgtcctcgaacacgggaccccaattttacatcccttctgaaagacgggtgcagcccgggacttgaaccagggtctccaagttacaaacaaattggaaacaggagctcaactgtgaggcttctACGTATACATATATCAGTTGAGACACAGAGACGAAAAAGCCAAAAGTATCTAACATCATTAAATAGTCTGTTGATTTCACTTATGACCAAACCCTATTTGTAATGATCacatatataaacatgtatgtacatgtgagaCAGACAATGGACTCTTACTTGTCACTCTCAATGATCTCTGCTGCTTTGATTTGAACAACGAGAGACTGTTCTGGATCAATCCACACATCAGGAGCTTCCTGAAAGGTACATCACATTTAAATCAACAGACTGCACAAAAACACTGTATAAGAGATAAATGTCCATTGACTACATCACTCTGCGCCTAGCATAGAAATTGGACTTCTTATCTCAAAAAAAATCAGTACTTACAAACACTTAAGACATGAGAACATTCCAGCAGAATCCATCTTGAATTGATATAGGAAAGTCTTCAAGGTAAAGTATAGTACAAGGTTGGTATGAATGGGAATTGGTCAGCAATTTATGATATAATCTAATTTCTTCAGTCACAGATATTATGTGTACAACACAGAGGTCTGACTCTGTGTAAGCTTCTTCATCCAGACTACAATATTCCAAAAGTACATGTCTTTTCAAGCTATTTGTCTTATTCCCCCACCCCCtccagtgtacatgtacctaccttgTACCCAGAGGGGAACAGGATGTTGGTCTTTGGTGGTTTCTTCTTATCAAAGACCCTCCAGTGTGGGTGGAGGCGCTGGCCCATCTGGTACAGCTCCTTCAGAGTGTAGCCTGAACCCAcctacagaaatacatgtacattgtgtaaccTATATGAAAGTTTCTGTACTACCCAGTTGGTAAatgtgaaatgtgatcctatcctaccacccctgctacagtacatggtgCTGTCCTTAAACCTTAGTGTtgaaatgtgatcctatccTGCCAcccctgctacagtacatggtgCTGTCCTTAAACCTTAGTGTtgaaatgtgatcctatccTGCCAcccctgctacagtacatggtcctgtcctaagtactgaaatgtgatcctatcctaccacccctgctacagtacatggtcctgtccttaaagctgaaatgtgatcctgaCCCATGATTAGCACCACAGTAGCATGTCAAACCCAAGACTTGCATGTCTGTTACTGTTTCTGTACTATTTAGTTAGTATTGGAACCCATTGGGATATGACAGCAGCTTCACAAGTATACAGTTGCCTGTCAAACCCAAAACTTGCATGTCTGACTCCAAGTATGAATTTAAAGGAGAGAGTGATACTATACTATAGTGAGACTTATCCTTTCTTCAATACATGTCACCTACATGGCATAGATAAAACTCAATAATGTGATTCAGCAAGTTTGATTCTTATAAAAAATTGAGCCTCGTACAATTATAAACAAAGTAATGATACAACTGATAAATGGTTTGTATGCTCTGTCAGTCTCACCCTGCAGAATGTGTGGAAGAGTGCAGGCTTCTCTCCAGGCGTGTTGGGCTGGACGGCCACAGCACACAGGAAATGGGAGATCATGTGACTGCGACGCTACAACAGAATTAAACATTTGTTTACTACATGACTTAGCAGGGCAATGATCATGGAACAAAGATAATGCAATAAAAGAAGAATAGAGAAAGAGCCATGTCAAACATGTCAAAGTGTCTGTACCCCCATGTCAAAGTGTCTGTACCCCCCTGTCAAAGTGTCTGTACCCCCCTGTCAAAGTGTCTGTACCCCCCTGTCAAAGTGTCTGTACCCCCATGTCAAAGTGTCTGTACCCCCCTGTCAAAGTGTCTGTACCCCCATGTCAAAGTGTCTGTACCCCCATGTCAAAGTGTCTGTACCCCCCTgtcaaagtgtccgtacccccctGTCAAAGTGTCTGTACCCCCATgtcaaagtgtccgtacccccatgtcAAAGTGTCTGTACCCCCATGTCAAAGTGTCTGTACCCCCCTgtcaaagtgtccgtacccccctGTCAAAGTGTCTGTACCCCCATGTCAAAGTGTCTGTACCCCCCTGTCAAAGTGTCCATACCCCCCTGTCAAAGTGTCTGTACCCCCATGTCAAAGTGTCTGTACCCCCCTgtcaaagtgtccgtacccccctGTCAAAGTGTCTGTACCCCCCTgtcaaagtgtccgtacccccctGTCAAAGTGTCTGTACCCCCCTGTCAAAGTGTCTGTACCCCCAGGTAAAAGTGTCTGAACCCTGCtatataaatgacattttcataatttttcagatgtAAAATTGATATTATTAAGGTGTGAAGAAGAACTGACGGTATATCCACCAAAGGTATATAATATTGACATGTttaggaagaaaaaaagaaattccgACTTACCCCTTTACCAAAGTAGCCACCCACAATCACGACATCAACCTGTAAAAGTATGTTAtttctattagtattactatACATACCATTATGATCATAAAATTATATTCATCTTCTATTTGCTGCAGACAAACTATGATAATAATTATAGCATTACCTGGTCCATCAGTCCATCTACATATTCAGGCTTCACCTTCAACCAGCCACTTCctgagaaaaacaaaatcagGTTTTCAGAAAAGTTCTATTTTAAAAACAGTCATGCTTTCAACTTAATGTACATTTCACCAGTATATCTAGATCatcctcctgaaagcagagcccctatcgcttgattcgttagctcgcttgcataggggccctgctctttagccccggtagacacagttctggcgacgttactgacagttcctcatgaataatcaatgagataTCCTTATTtagcacaatttggcggttgaTTCTTTCAAGCACCAGGGATAGTAGCAAACACAGAATGTAGGTTCTGTTGAAAGTAAGACAAAGTCCCACCTTTTCTCTTGTCTGGAGCATACTTGGACCCTGGATACTTGATCACTAGACCTTCTTCTCTTCTGTCAATCGCCTCATTCAAGGCATCAATAACCTCAGCCCTGGTATAAAAACAGTTAACGACACTTTTGATTCTGCCTACATTCAGGGTTGACTTTTACTTCAGTCATTTAGACCAAATACAGTTGAACattgaactgaactgaaaagAATAATTTCAGTCATATCTCCAGTCTGGAAAGTCACTACTCATAGAAAACGGTGAAATAgcaaattgttttgaaattgtagAAAATAGCAGGCTAGTAACATAGAGTCTACACAATGTAGCTGATACAGTTGTCCAGGAATAAAATGTCATCACAGTTTTTACAAATACTTTCCTTAAACTTATCCATCCATCTAACAAGTCTTTCTACGTTAAGATGTTTCAAAGTTGGGGAACTTCTAAACTCTCGACTCACTTTGTTCTTGCATCCTTCCTGTCACCTAGAAGTAACCGCCCCTCAATTGGTGTAAACAGTCTGAAGGAAAAACACAACAAGCTGGTTGTTTAAAGTTCTAACAACTACTGGAAAGCAGACTGGTATAACAATGTATGTTCACATTACAAGCTTTCTACTGTGGAAACTAGGTTCTTTTTACTATGAGTAATACAGTTTCAGTAAATGACAGATAATTCCTTGTTATTACTTCATCAACGTTATTACTTCTTAACTTAATAGGTAAATTATTGATAAAATGTGCTGATTGAAAAGCATATTTGGTGAAAATATTAAatctaacaacaacaaatttttaTGTATGTCAAGTGTATTACAAGAATGACATAAATATCAGGTGCTTCTGATTTTAATCATTAATGGAAAACAGTACACAGTCATGTAGCTGATTAATGTGGCATTGTTGTGTCTAAAAGGCATCTAAACAAATGGCAACACTGACTTGTCAAGATAGTTCACCCTCTCTCTAAGGGGACTGTTGGCAAACTTCTGTCCATTCAACAGCAGAATGTCAAACACACAGTACATGGTCTGCAGGTCTGCAAAAACACATATAGACAAAGACATAATGTTttacccatgaaaataaaattagAACAGTGTTGACTTATCAGAAGTTAAAGTACAACTTCCAATATGTTCACATTAGATCTACAGATTGAAAGAAGTTAAaactaaaattttgaaaaaaatggatctttcaaaatgtgaaacAAAGATACAATCATATCTGTtgacatcaaaatttcaaaagcaCCAGGACTTTAGCCTTCCAAATGCTGCATTTTTACTGTataaaatttatttatttcgatctACCACATTCTgttgaaggattgacataacaggtgaactatcaccttttcaagatgtcatcccagaccggactgtaagatttggaccatcgcacaccggggcatgcccctactctttttcgaaaggtgtggtgggttctttaacgtgcgcagggtgtggctctctccaaacacgggacctccactaAACGTCTTATCCGTTATTAAAATATTGGTCTTACCACTGTCTTCTGCCATGTTTTTGATGTCAAATTTATCCCCTTTGGACCTGCAAAGAAATTTTAAAATATCAGACATCAGTATCTTTTGACCAAGATATGGTAACCGTTACTTTAAAccaattgttactgtagtacagtagcaaAAAAagtgacctgtcacacctaacctttgcatatctagctgtaagcattgtttaaagctacctAATGCCAATACTCCTACAGTGCTTGGTGGGAATGAGTTctatgatagttctaggaaGAGTTTTTGAGCACAtaaatcctaggttgataactctggtattTGAAGGCATGACTGTTTCTTGGTCTTTTCTGAATTTTCTGGTGTTAGATACAAAATAGTTAACTTGGTACATTAACCAATTTATTagatattttgtacatcatacatgGTCTAGACATTTGtcaagaaatatcatatttttatgaTCTAGCAAATGCAGTACACAACCAAGGCTTACATACATGATGGCCTTTGTTTGAGGATTATATCCCACCATCTCTCCATCCAGGATACAGGACTTCACATGGCTGGTAGGAGTAGACAGAATATGTCAGAATCAACTGTATCATTCTCATAAGAtaagtaacctccattaacatcagGTTACATAAATACGCCACtttaaacaagattggcaacataaaaagatgctgccatggcgacggtggtctctgttaacgttttcgtttttagcccacatgcaaataaggacctcgcataattatatcagtcgatcaccttctctaccaaaataacacaagttgtccaatgtatgaaaatcttgttttcacaaataagatatcgtaccatttcctcataagtTATGTAAaagaggccctctatgcaagatttgtgtctaatagtgtccacatttacttaacttccaaatggtgcaaaaatgaaatccccatcatttaccactatggatttatattattttgtcattaattatgcaaattaagtatcaatttgcataattgatatctattgctatttatctctttctcagttacatatgtcatgtgtttgagagtcctatgatagtatgcagctgatttattaactgttctcattaattatgcaaatcagatattgatttgcataattggcatatgattatgtaaatcatcacttaagctatctacacaccaaaaattatgatgatccgtcatccccttcttgcgttattctctttcaaagtttgagtcaaaatcagctcctgcagttccaaaaaaagccgctagggggtgcaaatctacaggacatattttcctaacaaagagctatccaccacttaaaaatcatgactatagcatgttcagaagacaaggtttgaaaagtgaaagttcccctgcagtaccatagaaagtcgctagggggcccaaaatccaatcattacaaggtctcccacagacctacccaccgacaaaatatgaagacaatacatccaggcattcttgagttatcgtcccatggactttcacattcctgtacaattcctagaattcttgcaatctgcacacaatatagtaaaaatttggctcgcccctgaggcgtcgccaaaaacagtgCATACACAGTTCagttatacaggagtgcattatactgggggatgttgggatggagatctgtttggccatatcttttcagggtggcggaataatgtaccctggtggaattatgttagttacTGTATGTGGGCTATTCTCACAATAATACCAGAATGATCTTGTTAAAGTACCACAATTTCTCATAAAACAGTACAGGATTCACTAATTACCTGCAATATTATCAATATCAGAGATGATCAATTTCAACCAAAGTCTGAAAGAGTCACCTATTAAATCATCACACGACATGTTGGTTAGAAGGGGACAAAAATGCACCTACCTAGCAAAACAGTTGTGTATGTATGGAGTGAGACTGCCTTCCAATGGATGGGCACCAAACTGATGAGTGTAGTCTTTCCCACTGGATAGgagattagaaaaaaagttgaactCTGACATACATccgtgaatagcttcatcaggttAGCAAGTCACTGAattaaaagactctttgtacacaaccaagtgttttattcaaccaaatTGCCCTGAGTAAGGCCCAATtcatacagagttttttcagatatctaaaaatccgccgacatctgagccttagatatctggacgaatttatacacaccgacaggaagtactgcaggactcacgcagcgcgctgattgcactcgtgaccctatttaatcttttgcgcgcgtttcaaaatggcgggagaaccgcctgtgtttttcgtcatgatgaatatgatattctttctttatctgactcgcgtgtggctaaacatgaggcagcaagcaagggttgagcgtaagaggcgtttgaggtaccggggaagacgacagcgaccggtcagaatcaacgctgcgttcctactcgctgcccttgtcgtggcggaggggggagggccgatccaccgacCGATCCACCGAccgatctggcatcacgaaagaagtccgtcgtccgtttgggaacaaatggtccttgatgctaagaagttttcccgctttatcgcccgccaaatatgcaaactagcgtgaaccccgacctccagatgtctactacgcgacacattctgtttagacctccggctggagcggtcggggtctcccgctgagttgtcgggcgaatgcttcagagtggtcggctgaaattttcccgacatctaaaaaaaccctcattaagaccataaaattcctgtttagacacagaaaaaagcggtcgcctggcagatatctgcagtccagatatctagacaagctgtgtgtaaattggccctaaggtgacagacagtcaccgaaatgtcggttgaataaaacaattggttgtgtacaaagggtCTTTTCATTTCCTGGACATACAAATTAGTCTTTCAATGACACCAGTATCTAACTTCTCCCAGCTGCCTACTTAGAAaataaccccataaccaataaaAGTTtgatgccaaacagctaccttagcatTCTGAAGGTTCATTACATTACAAATTTACATGTTGAAGGTTAAAGATTAAGGTTATAGTAAAAAAGAACTTACGATCTGGAGAAGTACTTGTAGGTGTCTCCATCTTTGTGTAATAACATCCTCTCACCATCAAACTTGGTCTCTATGAAGAACATCTCGTGGTGCATCTCCTTCTCTACCTGCAACAGAAAGTTAATGTTGCAGTGACTTTCATACTTGAGCGGCATCGTGTTGGTGTAATGGTCAGGGTgttcctgggttcgaatcccatgacATATGCCActgatattgtgcccttgggaatgaCACTTAACCTGACTTTTCTCCCTCCAcgcaggtgtagaaatgggtacctgactttggttgtggaagtaaaaggtggtggaaggggagggttgggctccgccttccaataccgtgccagAGACACAGtaaataacaacccactgcccctatagcCTCTAAAAGGCCATGGGACTCACCTTTACCTCAACATCACAGTGAGGGAGGACATCTTGCCAACATGGTGAGAAGTCTAATTCCCTGTTGTGAGAGTCCCAAGATTTAGATTTAAATATCCTTAACATTTCCTTAAAAAATCACTTGGCTTCCATATGCATCAACTTCAAGAGTGAATTCCTAACACAGTGGTGCCATAGCCTATAGCATTACAATCTGGTTCAATCGAATTATCTACGATTATGATTTCAAAAAGTAAGCTTTGATTTCAAATAGTAAGCTCACCCCATCCAGTGGTATCCTCTGTCCCAGCATAGGCTTGAATGGTGAGAACAGACTTATGGCAATCTCATTCAGCCGTACACGGGGGTCTCGCAAGTCTATGCACACCTGAAATACGAGGAAAACATTGTCAGGACCAGATGTGCTATGTGTCCTACAAGTAAAGAGGGCTACAGTTTGGGCCTGTGCGATTGATCTTTTAAAATtacctgacacacacacacacacacacacacacacgcacacaaaattCAAAGCAGCAACCTATATACTTGTAATTTTTAATTGAACTAAAAATTGTAACGAAGGCCATCTATAATCCTTTATAAAAAACAGCCTAAAACTATCCCTCTGACCTTGGCCAGACTGTTGGTGACATTGAACAAGTCCTCTGCATCAGGGTGAAAAACAGCAAACACACCGGCCTGGTTCATCCCCATCTTCAACTCCTGGAAGTGATAAAACAGTCACATAAAACTACAGCCCCTTCCTGATTCTTTGTGATACAACATCATTGTGACATGAAATATAGATATGATTGATGACATAGATAGCATGATTTAGAAAATTTCGAAAAAAACACTGATGCTTACCTTCATGATCATCCTTATCAGCCATTTCTGCggtgaaaagacagaaaaaagcCATCGTTATAGACACAAGCATTTAACTACCACTTACGTCTTGATACAACAGGAGTAACAATTTGTTGTTACTTCTtagaaaacaagaaaagcaagaaaacaaaaaaaggtgGCCACGCAAGAATAAGCAGGAGTGCTGCACAGCTAAAGCAGGGGTATAGAaacttgaagtacatgtatgacacatcgatgaaggttagacatccaggtaaaaagatacgccaaatagcagtcaTAATTTTACTCAAGCAAAATCATATCCattaagttgcttgagtaagtataatttgatgtacatgtatgacagtatGACAATAACTAAAGCACCTGTTCCATGGCTGAAGTACTCCTGAGAAGCTTCAGGATACTCTTTCTCACATCCTCTTTGTTCTTGGCTGCATTGTTGGTTGCTATGGAGTCCAGCAGGTCGTTCACCTCCTGAATTGTCAAACTGGAgaagaacatttttttctttttcatacatgAAGCAAACTACATCTATATAATAAAGAAATATGGCTGGACTCACACATGGACTAGCAATACTGAGGACATCCTTTTTTAATCATCACTGTCATATAAACCATCTAACTCTACTCAAATATCACAATGTTTAATACCACATTTAATGTACATATTATTATTTATGTTGAAAATAAGTGTCTTATTCTCTTTTAACtgtcttctccctgctgcctaactctgtaaataatagggaatggggtgccaaacggctacttcagagtgctaaaggttaaaacctaagt belongs to Branchiostoma lanceolatum isolate klBraLanc5 chromosome 15, klBraLanc5.hap2, whole genome shotgun sequence and includes:
- the LOC136420732 gene encoding DNA ligase 4-like, which translates into the protein MMAVSATVPFTHLCTMLEGVDRAKGKDNKKKIFKEFLDKWREFHNSVHKDDPNTEDSFYPAMRLILPQCERERIAYGIKEFTLAKYYIEILGLAKDSPDALKLLKYRAPSHAKGEAGDFAAVAYFVLKNRCPEKGSLTIQEVNDLLDSIATNNAAKNKEDVRKSILKLLRSTSAMEQKWLIRMIMKELKMGMNQAGVFAVFHPDAEDLFNVTNSLAKVCIDLRDPRVRLNEIAISLFSPFKPMLGQRIPLDGVEKEMHHEMFFIETKFDGERMLLHKDGDTYKYFSRSGKDYTHQFGAHPLEGSLTPYIHNCFASHVKSCILDGEMVGYNPQTKAIMSKGDKFDIKNMAEDSDLQTMYCVFDILLLNGQKFANSPLRERVNYLDKLFTPIEGRLLLGDRKDARTKAEVIDALNEAIDRREEGLVIKYPGSKYAPDKRKGSGWLKVKPEYVDGLMDQVDVVIVGGYFGKGRRSHMISHFLCAVAVQPNTPGEKPALFHTFCRVGSGYTLKELYQMGQRLHPHWRVFDKKKPPKTNILFPSGYKEAPDVWIDPEQSLVVQIKAAEIIESDKFKTGCTLRFPRLEKVRDDKEWSDCMTLDELDDMRKNAEGKLASRHAGIDDSGEPSKKKRRTVVRVEKPITVAPQFKATDTSKVQQVSAIFEDREFCIINGPAEHGKADLEKKVVAYGGTVVQAPGPDTSCVLAHKVNVRVNNIISGGKYDVVKADWLLRCWEAKQCLPWLPSHMIHMSPDTAAQFALEFDRHGDSFTDDATVDSLKEVFEKIGEEKSSSKVTSEGIAEMEEKYFPNESPLGLFRLCRLYVDNCHVIGDQSTRIKDCPLDLVALEVRFHGATVSPILDSDVTHVLFHASDLSRLDEVKALRRQRRKKHHLVTPGWVSDCVQVGAILTERDYEPHSSTDST